Within Aricia agestis chromosome Z, ilAriAges1.1, whole genome shotgun sequence, the genomic segment CGGCGgttcgccatttggtgacccctggtatagTCGACCATATTCGCCTATGATTGTCCATAATCGACTGTGCTTGCTAGACAGCTATGCAATCATGATTATCTATGTGGATCGCGTTTAAACAGAACACATTCGATACTAGTCATCTCTTTTATGTAGCTATTTCGCCCGCGGTGTGGCTTTGATCATAGACTTGATACAACAACATAAACGCTCATCAAAGGATTCTAATCCTGACCAAGTCTGGAATCTAGGACCATCAcccaatgcgaaagtgtgtctatctgtctgttacctcttcgcgaaatcactgaaccgattttgctgaaatttggcatggagatactttaagtcccggaaaagaacataggatactttttatcccgaataaatgtacggttcccacgcgataatggagttttggcgcaacggagttgcgggctttacaatgaaatacataaatttaataattacgaaaataaCGAACTTCGGTGCTTAAATAACGGAGATATAGGCgagtttaataaaaatatacaactcCCACGCGACGAATGTCTAGTTTTCTGTAACTTTCTTCCAATATGAAAATAATGTATGGAACACAGAATTTTCCGTCCGACTGGCGCTGAGAATCCATCTTATTATACCGACCCAGTGACTTGACACTTCGACTTTggataactttataatatgattTCCGATTTTGTTGTTTTTCTGGGGAGATTTTTTTTCCCCCAAATTTCATATACTTACTAGTTTTTCTTTGTGTTTATTAATAGCTTCTTcgttgttagggttccgttatagccaaattgcaaaaaacggaaacctttaaaaaaattgaaaaattattaaaaattttaattaatattatttttattttaaaatttacaacttacaagttactactgaaacaaaaaaacatcTTACCTATGCGTGTGTGGTTTCTATGGATAattggataggtcttcaaaaatcatattgaggtttccagtatcatttttttctaacctgaatagtttgcgagagagactctttcaaagtagtaaaatgtgtgtcccctccccccccccccccctaacttctaaggtaggggcatgataagtcaaaaaaaatattatgatgtatctCCGTTACTATAAAAAcaaccaacgaaaattggtttgaacgagagaACGTGAACCttaataatttaactttcattaaactgaaatataaaaataaatcaaaaagcttttaatttcataaaaataaatcttattgctGCTACGAAACcgttcatgggcgagtccaactcgcacttgcccGTTTTTTATTCCGCAAATATTTCAGCATCTTCTACAACATAACGACAGTGGAAAGCGACTTTGATTTACATTATGTACTGAAAAGTGTACTTTTTAACCGAAAATCCAACTAAAATCCAACGGAAGAAGGCTTCAAGTCTCCAAAGTAATAAACTTAGTAATAGACAGAAAACGATTAAGCACTAGACagataccacaatagacataactaccagtagttcgactgcaaagaaacggacaggtttcaatatctgtcaaattcgtcgggtttcactaggattatgaacggaatgtgcctcgcgctggctgatataatttatttttaaatacctatttaaaataaagatttcaaaattggattctgacaattttattcgcttgtgccaaaacacaaacaacaatacgaccaaagaatatgtcatagttttaaattcgtaggtaacaagttaacaaccctagcgacgattttcgtcataatacgtcaaatttaaaaatttcaacatcagttctaagtcagcatactctatcattctgtctactctgcagaTACTGACGGCTAAACTCCGGTAATTCGTTTAGCCATCTGCACCACCCCGCGCCTCGCATGTATCAATCTGCCTTCCCCCCCGCCCCCTCCAGTCTGCACCAATCACAGCAATCACTTTTTCAATTACTTTAGAGAGTCGAGAGCACCCTTCATATGCAATTTTTGCATGCTGTTTTGATTTGAAAATCATACAATCTTTATAGTTTTTCAATATCAAAccgttttttattttgttattatatggTATTGTAGAAACGTTTTATTGTTTCCACAATAATTAAACAGTAGAATTATACTATCGGCGACCAGCTGCTAGTTATAGTAGAGCAAGATACTAATAAATGTTTAAGCCCTTTAAgagcttacataatattttagtatctTGTACTAGATAACGCGAACGTCTGCACTGAAATTCGTAATTCGcgcaggaactgtacattttgcaaCAGCAAAATGTTCAGTCTCTgaaagtaagtacatattttcctacgaataataaaaactaatatattcatatcaaattttatatgaataataaaattatataaataagtaatataatcaAATATAAATCAgccgcgaagaggtaacaggcaggcACAGTTTCACAATTAGTAATAATATCGGGAAAGATAGAATTTGTTTTACTCGTAATACGTCGTGACTGAACATTAATGTTATTACTAACGCGCttaaaatatgaatcataaaaaGGCAGGGAGCGGCACTCAGGATGATATTAAATCGCTTGTGACAGATGAATTATTTTCTTGACTAAACAAAATTCGGTTTTAGGGATCCGTAATAAATATTCTGTAATGCAACTCGCATTTAAAGCTGtgatatcctatgtcctttacataGGTTAGTTCGTATGTAAGGTTTGAGATCAATAAACGTTAAAAAGCTTCGGCAACATATACAGTgtgaaacaaaactaagtgacaatactttggAGGTGTGtgggtcccctgtatagagttcgctcgaaagtagcgctgaaagagtatttttttttattttctatggaAAAATCCATTACGCTCGGAGTTCgaacgcttgcccatacaaataacaaaaaatgcaACCTATACAATATATAGTAACAAAATCATTTTCTTAGTGTGGGTTGcacccacggagctaatacaaaggtTGCActagaggcgttgttatagttaaggttaaagttatcgtcaaatatggcgtccattgtGGACTTTTATTGTGGATTTGTCAtattttgacagttcatttgacattttgttatggttaagtaagttggtgcaacccacccctTAGTGTAGTCAGAAAAATGAACCCAAAACTAAGGCACAGTCACGCTTCACCAAGAAGGCTGtcattgttattaatattatagatccACATTATCGGCAAACGCTCTCGACGTCGTTATATCTGACAGGCGATTTATTGAACCTCGCTGATGTATCGAGTATCGACTGTGACAGCCTATCTGTAACGACGTTATGTTTTTAGATTTACGTCTCTCTCTATCTTATTATATatcttattttgtttataaatcttattttgtttataaatcttattttgttttgtctactagctgtcccggaaaacgttgttttgccataaaatgattttccctgttttcctgcttttctcttgaagtttttcagatatttttttatagacctcacggagcccgagatctttccaacgaatgcaaaaccgtggaaatcggttcgtgcgttctggaaacccgacttatttttatatattagatatttagGTCGCTATTAAGCATTTGTGTGCTCAcccacaaacatttttttactaaattatgaatgcagttttgttctaaatgatctaaagaacataattcTGCATTCaaaactcaatacgtaatttttgtgggaTGGTAGTCGGTACCCAAATGATTAACAGCGTCTAATAAGCATTTTGTGTAATAGTGAAACACTTCGCCCATATATTATTTTCCTGACATACAAATGTTTGCCTATTTAGAGGTAGAATTCcgaaaaattctttcttagtAGATGTATAATtgcactatcagagaaattgattcatgagcagttgacggacctacgttatttggccAGACTGACAATGATCTgtaggctgggtttgacataactcgaccaatcatcgtaggtccgccatttgcgAATCAACTTCTATTACTATCATTAATGCGCGATGTAGAGAGAGAtcgatttgacgacctctgtggctcagtttgGTTGTTGGTAGCtgaagccgggggtcgcgggttagaatcccgccgacggaacaaaagttttcaaagttcctgggtcatggatatgtattaaatatgtgtatcatataataaaaaatcttaaacatttgtaaagtataaaagtattacatatatttccgttgtctggtacctgtaacatgAGTCCTTCAAGTACTCGGTACAGCACggtgccagactgacgtggtgtgaatcatccatagatattattatattatagatctGTTAGTCAATCAGTCAATatagaatatttaaaaactaaaatatattggcTGCGAAAGTGTgaaaatcatcatcagcctatacgtgggagagccttgcttcggcacgaatgggccggctcgaccggagaaataccacgttctcacagaaaaccggcgtgaaacagtacttgcgctgtgtttcgccgagtgagtgagtttaccggaggcccaatcccctaccctaatcccttccctatcctcctctattcccttcccttcccatccctaccctcccctattaccctattcccacttaaaaggccggcaacgaacctgcagctcttctgatgctcgCCATCCACATATGAATGTCTGCGGCTGCTGCTTCCACCAGCGAAGGGGAAACTTCTCTAAGGCATTTTATTGAtgaaacaaaagtaataaaaaaggtATTATGGTATGCTACAAATGTCTGAAGCTCTCAAAATGCGAAAAAAATACCATAATCCACCATTACCGACTCCCACAAACTTttacaaactttttatttacaccGCCCAATAAAATCCATTTTCCTCATCTAACTTCATGTGCCTTTAAGACCCTTCACGTAAATAGGGAGAGGTATTATGGTCTACTTTTTTAAGTCGGTAGTTAGTAATCCGCCAgctaatataaaagtattgattattattttcaaaattataacaCATTTCCCCGATAACAGACATTGATGGAAATTGACGCGGAAAGTTAGTTCACGGAaagttaaaatatgtatattaaatacaaaatgcaTTAAATTCCACATGAGATATTGCATAAAAATTTCCGGGCGTTTGTATTTGTGTATCAACTCCAATATCCTAATGCGACGTCAAAACTCTTTAATACCCGCAACCACCTTAATAGGGTTgccaaaattaagaaaaaaatatttataaaaatagagCGCGGTGTTGTCTAATTTTTAATACATTGATCACTACCTAAAAGCTCTTATGGAAATGACAGGTTGTGCATCAGCTAATAATAACGTGAACGTTATGCTTACATAGCGATACTTATCCCTtcaattaaaaagataaaatttgttttttgtcaATCAAATGTCCATCAAGCACAATCTATTACATTTGGTTTGTACAAAATGTATCGATGATGCGTAAATGGTATGTATTAAAACTTTTTGGAAGGAAAAAATATGCACAATGAAGCTACAATGACTTAAATTATGatcttacattttaatttatttaaacttgATTTAAAGTTCGGCTTATTCGGTGTTGGCAACCCTACCGTCACTAGACCCGGAAAATCtacgaaaatattatgatgaggATGTTTATCCCGCGGGATCTTACAGTTTTATGCTCCTATCGCTGCTGCGCCATTTTAAACCGTATGCCATGGTGATAGGATATAAAATGGAGTGAATATTATGTCGCATGTGGTTCACCAGATTAAGCTGGAATATTCAGGTGTATTGTTAATGAGCATATTTTGATTTGCAGTCAAAATCATCATCAGCTTCGTTTTTGTTAACATAATTcacttttaaaagtaatttataagCAGCTTTTAGACGTCATAGTTACACTTCTAATTTTGCTGCTACATGCGACACCGACAGCAGTAAAGTTCTtactaattataatacttaaatgTTCTATAATCAccatattataaaactaaaatacaCCCTGCACCTAAACACCTTaagataataatactttaaaaaaggaatatatattatatgtaatttcTTTGCCTGTCTCAAAGTTTTATGTACCTACTCTTCTCATAATATTGGTAAACATCGTTTATAACGCaatttaaaatttcgaaaacgTTCCAGAACTTTTACAACACTgttataaagttaaaataatttgaaaatagaattttCATGCGGAACGCCTCACGTGCACATGTTATGCACTTATGTCAAAGATCGCGCCAAAACTCCGCCATTTTGTACAAAGCTCTTTGGTGCACAAAATGGCGATTTTTCATTTTGAATACTGTTCACTTTATGCCATTGACACGTTTCGCCTTGATATCTTTACCATGTTGAAGCAACAATGAGAAATTTTACCGATTTTATTACGTTTCAATGTGTAACTTGCTTGCAATGATTTAGTTTAGATATGTTgggtattttatttagtttctgTGTTCAtcattacttattaattttttcaaaCAAATATCAGTTCTGATATTTAAAATTACCAACTCTTTATTTGGTACTTCCTATCAACATTGTGATAGGAACTAGGAACTTTTTAACAACAGCTATCTTACTACCTACGGCTATTTCAATATTAGGTACTAAGAAAATCTTTTGCAACaaggaaatataaaatatttcctcaactgttttaaaatacataaagatACACAAGTTTATACGAGCCAGCAAATATCAGGAATTTTATTGCAGAATACAGCAAGATTTTTCTAGTGTTCCTGGGTAAAAGGATGAATCTTACAAAAGCTATTTTCTGCTATAACTTGTTTTTCTTTGTTATTCCTGGATAAAACTGCGGAGGTGCAGACTGCAGACGTCTAGGTAATAAGTTATACCTAATTACCTCCAACAAGAAAAATGCTAATGAAAaaggaatttaaatttttaattttatcttgcTGTACTATCTTTTCTGTTGCATTGGTAATTTATTTCTTGTTTCTTACCATTTCAGACCAGACTTTccatccttaccagaagcctaactggacacagcaagctcaataagcaccttaacaccttggttgctacgaatactcatcctcagaggaaattcgtggaacaaacaggcaccttggttgctacgaatactcatcctcagaggaaattcgtggaacaaacaggcaccttggttgctacgaatactcatcctcagaggaaattcgtgaaacaaacaggcaccttggttgctacgaatactcatcctcagaggaaattcgtgaaacaaacaggcaccttggttgctacgaatactcatcctcAGAGGTGCGAAAGAATAGGTTAGGTTAAACTTCATTATTTTCCGTTCATGAATCCTAAGAATGAGAGactattttctttaaaaaattattcatatttaatttatatattaactTTTAAATTTGTGCAACATTGCCGAGCAACATTTTCATGCAATATTGACGTACAACATTATCGACGCAACATTTCCGTCAACAAATTCTTGCAACATTATCGTCgcaacattattattaaaatgtaacatcTTCATAGCTATCTCTTAGAGATCGCGTAGCGCGTAGAATTCGTAGCAACGTAGCACGTAGCAACGTAGCACGTAGcaacgtagctcgtagcatgTAGCTCGTATAGCAACGTAGCACGTAGCAACGTAGCTCGTAGCCACGTAGCTCGTAGCCTCGTAGCAATCAGCTCGTATAGCAACGTAGCTCGTAGCCTCGTAGCAATCAGCTCGTATAGCAACGTAGCTCGTAGCCTCGTAGCAATCAGCTCGTATAGCAACGTAGCTCGTAGCCTCGTAGCAATCAGCTCGTATAGCAACGTAGCTCGTAGCCTCGTAGCATGTAGCTCGTATAGCAACGTAGCTCGTAGTCACGTAGCTCGTAGCCACGTAGCTCGTAGCCTCGTAGCATGTAGCTCGTATAGCAACGTAGCTCGTAGCCACGTAGCTCGTAGCCTCGTAGCATGTAGCTCGTATAGCAACGTAGCTCGTAGTCACGTAGCTCGTAGCCACGTAGCTCGTAGCCTCGTAGCATGTAGCTCGTATAGCAACGTAGCTCGTAGCCTCGTAGCAATCAGCTCGTATAGCAACGTAGCTCGTAGCCTCGTAGCAATCAGCTCGTATAGCAACGTAGCTCGTAGCCTCGTAGCAATCAGCTCGTATAGCAACGTAGCTCGTAGCCTCGTAGCAATCAGCTCGTATAGCAACGTAGCTCGTAGCCTCGTAGCATGTAGCTCGTATAGCAACGTAGCTCGTAGTCACGTAGCTCGTAGCCACGTAGCTCGTAGCCTCGTAGCATGTAGCTCGTATAGCAACGTAGCTCGTAGCCACGTAGCTCGTAGCCTCGTAGCATGTAGCTCGTATAGCAACGTAGCTCGTAGTCACGTAGCTCGTAGCCACGTAGCTCGTAGCCTCGTAGCATGTAGCTCGTATAGCAACGTAGCTCGTAGCCTCGTAGCAATCAGCTCGTATAGCAACGTAGCTCGTAGCCTCGTAGCAATCAGCTCGTATAGCAACGTAGCTCGTAGCCTCGTAGCAATCAGCTCGTATAGCAACGTAGCTCGTAGCCTCGTAGCAATAAGCTCGTATAGCAACGTAGCTCGTAGCCTCGTAGCATGTAGCTCGTATAGCAACGTAGCTCGTAGTCACGTAGCTCGTAGCCACGTAGCTCGTAGCCTCGTAGCATGTAGCTCGTATAGCAACGTAGCTCGTAGTCACGTAGCTCGTAGCCACGTAGCTCGTAGCCTCGTAGCATGTAGCTCGTATAGCAACGTAGCTCGTAGCCACGTAGCTCGTAGCCTCGTAGCATGTAGCTCGTATAGCAACGTAGCTCGTAGTCACGTAGCTCGTAGCCACGTAGCTCGTAGCCTCGTAGCATGTAGCTCGTATAGCAACGTAGCTCGTAGCCTCGTAGCAATCAGCTCGTATAGCAACGTAGCTCGTAGCCACGTAGCTCGTAGCCTCGTAGCATGTAGCTCGTATAGCAACGTAGCTCGTAGTCACGTAGCTCGTAGCCACGTAGCTCGTAGCCTCGTAGCATGTAGCTCGTATAGCAACGTAGCTCGTAGCCTCGTAGCAATCAGCTCGTATAGCAACGTAGCTCGTAGCCTCGTAGCAATCAGCTCGTATAGCAACGTAGCTCGTAGCCTCGTAGCAATCAGCTCGTATAGCAACGTAGCTCGTAGCCTCGTAGCAATCAGCTCGTATAGCAACGTAGCTCGTAGCCTCGTAGCAATCAGCTCGTATAGCAACGTAGCTCGTAGCCTCGTAGCATGTAGCTCGTATAGCAACGTAGCTCGTAGTCACGTAGCTCGTAGCCACGTAGCTCGTAGCCTCGTAGCATGTAGCTCGTATAGCAACGTAGCTCGTAGTCACGTAGCTCGTAGCCACGTAGCTCGTAGCCTCGTAGCATGTAGCTCGTATAGCAACGTAGCTCGTAGCCACGTAGCTCGTAGCCTCGTAGCATGTAGCTCGTATAGCAACGTAGCTCGTAGCCACGTAGCTCGTAGCCTCGTAGCATGTAGCTCGTATAGCAACGTAGCTCGTAGCCACGTAGCTTGTTGCCTCGTAGCAGTGCACGTAGCCTCGTAACAACGTAGAAATAATTATTGAGCTCtataaattttacataatttgctTTAGATATTATCTAAAGTATAAGAAAGAAAAGATGTCTAAGAAAATCGATGCTTCGTGGTTTATCAATCAAATTGCTCATAGTATTCgataaacacgaataaaatgacattttctaaaaatgattcctggctggatcaatttatcgcccccgaaaccccctatatactaaatttcatgaaaatcgtaggagcccattccgagattccaattatatatatttacaaaaattgctcgtttaaagatataagattatacaaTGAAGAGCCAATAGAATACAATCGTGCTaatacaaacaaacagacagctGTCGGGGTATTAGGTAATGCTGTGACAACGCGGGGTGTGTTTGCGCGGATATT encodes:
- the LOC121738354 gene encoding uncharacterized protein LOC121738354, with protein sequence MVTVVSRLGCTGTQPAPDDLSNIRANTPRVVTALPNTPTAVCYVHCYEATSYVATSYVAIRATCYEATSYVATSYVAIRATCYEATSYVATSYVAIRATCYEATSYVATSYVTTSYVAIRATCYEATSYVATSYVTTSYVAIRATCYEATSYVAIRADCYEATSYVAIRADCYEATSYVAIRADCYEATSYVAIRADCYEATSYVAIRADCYEATSYVAIRATCYEATSYVATSYVTTSYVAIRATCYEATSYVATSYVAIRADCYEATSYVAIRATCYEATSYVATSYVTTSYVAIRATCYEATSYVATSYVAIRATCYEATSYVATSYVTTSYVAIRATCYEATSYVATSYVTTSYVAIRATCYEATSYVAIRAYCYEATSYVAIRADCYEATSYVAIRADCYEATSYVAIRADCYEATSYVAIRATCYEATSYVATSYVTTSYVAIRATCYEATSYVATSYVAIRATCYEATSYVATSYVTTSYVAIRATCYEATSYVAIRADCYEATSYVAIRADCYEATSYVAIRADCYEATSYVAIRADCYEATSYVAIRATCYEATSYVATSYVTTSYVAIRATCYEATSYVATSYVAIRATCYEATSYVATSYVTTSYVAIRATCYEATSYVAIRADCYEATSYVAIRADCYEATSYVAIRADCYEATSYVAIRADCYEATSYVATSYVATCYVAIRATCYELRCYVLRCYVLRCYEFYALRDL